A genomic region of Corticium candelabrum chromosome 6, ooCorCand1.1, whole genome shotgun sequence contains the following coding sequences:
- the LOC134181252 gene encoding uncharacterized protein LOC134181252 isoform X2, whose protein sequence is MSYRMQERNGRRRKVKVILLGEPGVGKTSIFRRLNSDDFVNRPSLTGIMDCLDWDFRDGEKGITLLVTDTGGSDKKCSITPAYYRHARAVILVYAVDREETFHRLQTEWLPYVRYRFDENEFPMLFLVGNKTDLRNNVEADDVTRFCSNVRIPADFQFLMSCKTGKGIQEAFRSIATTLLEAQLSTKDTTDSEAQHVDLADFDHEEPSTSPCSDC, encoded by the exons ATGAGCTACAGGATGCAGGAGAGAAATGGTCGTCGTAGAAAAGTCAAGGTGATTCTACTGGGAGAGCCGGGCGTCGGAAAAACATCCATCTTCCGTAGACTGAACTCTGACGACTTCGTGAATCGTCCCAGTCTGACTGGCATTATGGACTGTCTCGACTGGGATTTTAGGGACGGAGAGAAGGGCATCACTCTGCTGGTCACCGATACGGGCGGTTCAGACAAGAAGTGCAGCATTACGCCTGCCTACTATCGCCACGCTAGAGCGGTGATTCTCGTTTACGCCGTGGATAGAGAGGAGACGTTTCATCGACTGCAAACCGAATGGCTGCCCTACGTGCGTTATCGTTTTGATGAGAATGAATTTCCCATGTTGTTCCTCGTTGGAAATAAAACTGACTTGAGAAACAAC GTGGAGGCGGATGACGTTACACGTTTCTGCTCAAATGTTAGAATCCCGGCCGACTTTCAGTTCCTGATGTCGTGCAAGACAGGAAAGGGAATCCAAGAAGCTTTCAGGAGTATTGCGACGACGCTACTGGAGGCACAGTTGTCTACCAAAGATACAACGGACTCAGAGGCACAGCATGTTGATCTCGCAGACTTTGATCATGAAGAGCCAAGTACGTCTCCGTGCTCTGATTGCTGA
- the LOC134181252 gene encoding uncharacterized protein LOC134181252 isoform X1, whose product MSYRMQERNGRRRKVKVILLGEPGVGKTSIFRRLNSDDFVNRPSLTGIMDCLDWDFRDGEKGITLLVTDTGGSDKKCSITPAYYRHARAVILVYAVDREETFHRLQTEWLPYVRYRFDENEFPMLFLVGNKTDLRNNVRVEADDVTRFCSNVRIPADFQFLMSCKTGKGIQEAFRSIATTLLEAQLSTKDTTDSEAQHVDLADFDHEEPSTSPCSDC is encoded by the exons ATGAGCTACAGGATGCAGGAGAGAAATGGTCGTCGTAGAAAAGTCAAGGTGATTCTACTGGGAGAGCCGGGCGTCGGAAAAACATCCATCTTCCGTAGACTGAACTCTGACGACTTCGTGAATCGTCCCAGTCTGACTGGCATTATGGACTGTCTCGACTGGGATTTTAGGGACGGAGAGAAGGGCATCACTCTGCTGGTCACCGATACGGGCGGTTCAGACAAGAAGTGCAGCATTACGCCTGCCTACTATCGCCACGCTAGAGCGGTGATTCTCGTTTACGCCGTGGATAGAGAGGAGACGTTTCATCGACTGCAAACCGAATGGCTGCCCTACGTGCGTTATCGTTTTGATGAGAATGAATTTCCCATGTTGTTCCTCGTTGGAAATAAAACTGACTTGAGAAACAACGTTCGT GTGGAGGCGGATGACGTTACACGTTTCTGCTCAAATGTTAGAATCCCGGCCGACTTTCAGTTCCTGATGTCGTGCAAGACAGGAAAGGGAATCCAAGAAGCTTTCAGGAGTATTGCGACGACGCTACTGGAGGCACAGTTGTCTACCAAAGATACAACGGACTCAGAGGCACAGCATGTTGATCTCGCAGACTTTGATCATGAAGAGCCAAGTACGTCTCCGTGCTCTGATTGCTGA
- the LOC134181250 gene encoding uncharacterized protein LOC134181250, with the protein MNEWSNGEGPAALQLLSVVASCRESGDVFGEESGKTNGNDMVVDEWKDRGETRGSDVEQTRTRDEDGRSDASSHSDHYPGIDSAHLDQHPGINSESNHEDGERGREDKLIDQDGTDSTSCANAGVNDSEYEIETTVSCTLNGNAGDNGSSTSEITPSEVNVSKSKQLMNAKSKRNGPLPTMWRHLRLKKGHHELVEVLVRAEFGSVDMRALQRCITKYTEQGWTSKHLLASTNDIYKFPLLHWAAVLGRFKAVKFLLERGFSCLDQAEDTGGTALHAATLHLVAARRKVAPAKYIFERLVGLLRESLIIQDNEMASPMHRAAEQLALGVHADHYEHCLIMMLVQAVNEFGTASLVTDLQNQDGNTVLHILCKHDAVAYRSIKAFLEAGADPNILNNAGMMPADLATHSGAERNASLLLTTHSLTGSVRSAAALASAVNAAQQSPTPTTQQSPTTDTPPPDKEDSDALVAASNKTAGSQRRKDTKTAARRRQPSHSISPSKQTPASNEKTGASKKKTALAQSTPIYRRKTLRQQAASKSSRLSKVPDSSSPLDIPDLIESFCETPTAEPVSKRKTKSVPIPRNIASRTTRHANSSTQPTVSATGVKRKAEPLPLATSKRSKLQPTKPKPSRVDQTVKTSSTRRKRKSSRKASAETFETASSFGEKQQEEEANENASYSAYMFPSSEEGMMEVSYEPKQEDESGSLASGTEIYCNPAPDGGQTYSLKAAHTPLNSPYFHQARHNLDAILGRLTRKSEVSDAAFRSSSVAQSLSTDDSLVESLMATGLMDQLPELAKKTKAETETSLTTITKDIEIVDEELQDACRKVESKCKEIEALTDQAEILMRELDELRGIEDGVREKKREAEERLQLAKVRMAHCDRIAEEAPLLQKTLPACKTEDGSHADSTDAM; encoded by the exons ATGAACGAGTGGTCGAACGGTGAGGGTCCGGCAGCGCTGCAGCTGCTGTCAGTCGTCGCGTCGTGTCGCGAATCGGGCGACGTGTTTGGTGAGGAGAGCGGGAAGACGAACGGGAACGACATGGTCGTCGACGAATGGAAGGATAGGGGGGAAACTAGAGGGTCGGACGTCGAACAGACGAGAACGCGAGACGAGGACGGAAGGTCGGACGCGTCATCACATTCGGATCATTATCCGGGGATTGACTCGGCACATTTGGATCAGCATCCGGGGATTAACTCGGAGTCAAATCATGAGGATGGCGAGAGAGGGCGCGAGGACAAACTGATCGATCAGGATGGTACTGATTCGACTTCTTGTGCTAATGCTGGCGTCAACGACTCAGAGTATGAGATCGAAACGACTGTGAGTTGCACATTGAACGGAAATGCTGGCGACAATGGCTCGAGTACATCGGAAATTACACCATCTGAGGTGAATGTTAGCAAGTCTAAGCAGCTGATGAATGCCAAGTCGAAAAGGAACGGACCTCTACCGACGATGTGGCGTCACCTACGCCTCAAGAAAGGTCACCACGAACTTGTCGAGGTTCTCGTAAGAGCCGAGTTTGGATCGGTCGACATGCGAGCTCTACAGCGTTGCATTACCAAGTACACCGAGCAGGGGTGGACATCGAAGCACCTGCTCGCAAGCACGAACGACATCTACAAATTTCCCTTGCTTCATTGGGCTGCCGTATTGGGGAGATTCAAGGCGGTTAAGTTTTTGTTGGAGAGGGGTTTCAGTTGTCTTGATCAGGCCGAGGATACAGGTGGGACGGCTCTTCATGCCGCCACGTTGCACTTAGTTGCGGCTCGTCGTAAGGTCGCCCCGGCTAAATACATCTTCGAACGACTGGTGGGATTGCTTCGTGAGTCATTGATTATTCAAGATAATGAGATGGCGTCACCGATGCATCGAGCAGCCGAGCAGTTGGCTTTGGGTGTACACGCCGACCACTACGAACATTGTCTTATTATGATGCTCGTTCAAGCGGTCAATGAATTTGGAACTGCATCCCTCGTGACCGATCTACAGAATCAGGACGGCAACACTGTCCTTCACATTTTGTGCAAACACGATGCAGTAGCCTATCGAAGTATCAAAGCATTTCTGGAAGCAG GTGCAGATCCCAATATTCTTAACAATGCAGGTATGATGCCAGCCGATCTTGCCACCCACAGCGGTGCAGAGAGGAATGCCAGCCTTTTACTGACGACTCACTCGTTGACCGGTTCCGTTCGATCTGCAGCTGCTCTTGCTTCTGCTGTCAACGCTGCTCAGCAGTCACCCACCCCGACTACTCAACAGTCGCCCACCACAGACACTCCACCACCCGATAAAGAGGACTCGGATGCTCTTGTTGCTGCTTCCAACAAGACGGCAGGAAGTCAGAGAAGAAAGGACACCAAGACAGCAGCGAGAAGGCGCCAACCAAGCCACTCGATATCTCCCTCCAAGCAAACTCCAGCATCCAATGAAAAGACAGGCGCTAGCAAGAAGAAGACTGCACTGGCTCAGAGCACTCCCATTTACAGAAGGAAAACACTTCGACAACAGGCAGCGTCGAAGTCTAGTCGACTATCCAAAGTGCCCGATTCATCTTCACCTCTCGATATTCCTGATCTCATCGAGAGCTTCTGTGAAACGCCCACTGCGGAACCTGTTAGCAAGAGGAAGACAAAATCAGTACCCATTCCTAGAAACATCGCATCAAGAACAACCAGACATGCCAACTCGTCTACTCAACCGACCGTCTCAGCCACAGGCGTTAAGAGAAAGGCAGAACCGTTGCCGTTGGCAACAAGCAAGAGGTCGAAACTGCAACCTACGAAGCCCAAACCTTCTCGAGTCGACCAAACGGTCAAGACCTCGTCCACCAGACGCAAGAGGAAGAGCTCGCGCAAGGCGTCGGCAGAGACCTTTGAGACAGCGTCCTCATTCGGGGAGAAGCAGCAAGAAGAGGAAGCCAACGAGAACGCCTCCTATTCGGCCTACATGTTCCCGTCGTCTGAAGAGGGAATGATGGAGGTGTCGTACGAGCCAAAGCAGGAGGACGAATCCGGCAGTCTCGCGTCTGGAACGGAGATCTACTGCAACCCAGCGCCGGACGGAGGTCAGACGTACAGTCTGAAAGCGGCGCACACGCCCCTTAATTCGCCCTACTTTCACCAAGCGCGTCACAATTTGGACGCCATTCTGGGACGACTGACGAGGAAATCGGAG GTCTCCGACGCCGCTTTCCGATCTTCGTCTGTCGCTCAGTCGC TGTCGACTGACGACTCGCTTGTGGAGTCTCTGATGGCCACCGGCCTAATGGATCAGCTGCCGGAATTAGCAAAGAAAACGAAGGCAGAAACGGAGACAAGCCTCACCACAATTACAAAGGACATTGAGA TTGTCGACGAGGAGCTGCAGGATGCGTGTCGCAAGGTTGAGAGCAAATGCAAGGAGATCGAGGCGCTGACGGACCAGGCGGAGATCCTCATGCGAGAGCTCGACGAATTGAGAGGGATCGAGGA